In Fusobacterium mortiferum ATCC 9817, one genomic interval encodes:
- the ybaK gene encoding Cys-tRNA(Pro) deacylase, with amino-acid sequence MKKTNAMRELDKNKIKYEFKEYEVDENDLSAIAVSLKTGEDITKIFKTLVLLNEKKEMIVACIPGADTIDLKKLAKIAGAKKVEMLELKELFNMTGYIRGGCSPIGIKKRHQSFIHQSALTKDYIMISAGVRGLQIIIEPQNLINYLKMEVGDITI; translated from the coding sequence ATGAAAAAAACAAATGCTATGAGAGAATTAGATAAAAATAAAATAAAATATGAATTTAAAGAGTATGAAGTTGATGAAAATGATTTAAGTGCGATAGCAGTATCTTTAAAAACTGGAGAAGATATTACTAAAATATTTAAGACTCTAGTTCTTTTAAATGAAAAAAAAGAGATGATAGTTGCTTGTATTCCAGGAGCTGATACTATTGATCTAAAAAAATTAGCTAAGATTGCAGGGGCAAAAAAGGTAGAGATGCTAGAGTTAAAAGAACTTTTTAATATGACTGGTTATATAAGAGGAGGATGTTCTCCTATTGGAATAAAAAAGAGACATCAAAGCTTCATCCATCAGAGTGCTTTAACTAAAGATTATATAATGATAAGTGCTGGTGTTCGTGGTCTACAAATAATAATCGAACCACAAAATTTAATAAATTATTTAAAGATGGAAGTAGGAGATATAACTATATAA